AGCTCAGAATGataaaatagcggtgtgttctgcaacacacagatAAGTGGAAGAAACaaaagaatgacacttaataaaacggcctgattttacaacagaatgcataaaatctgcactATTTCTTTCGTATACACCTCTACCTCGACTAGAATAGTCTtagtcagtcatctcattgaagccttaataaaaactaaggttcaaataaatatttaattgtccatagcacagtaaaatgaaaatgtttgatgctgcaaatcccttaaaataatcaagcaatctatattaataacaaaaataatacacagaaaagtatttagcctatgtgcaacaatagcataatagtgctaatgtaatgtcttaacataatattgctgtgacaatagggttgtttctatttaaatagctttgtttacacatttattataaggggtccctgctccatgcatctctcatctaaggggtccttgccccaaaaaacgttgaagacccctgctgtaAATGAATAGCTTGCTGAATGTTTGTTCAACTGACTAAAAATTCCTGCTTTGTTTTCCTGATTCTGATTCTATGTCTAATTGTTGCACCAGGACACAGACACTGAGCCCAATGAGCCCCagattttctatttaaagtccATTAGGAGCTAGAAAGGAGCATTGGCTCGAATTATGAAAGCCAGATGTTGCCGTCTGAGACGGAAAACTACAATTTTTAGTCCGTGCGTGTGGGTGTCGGGGTGTGATGGGGGTGGTTTTATGGAGTATTAAATGTGTGAGAGGATATTATATGAGAGAATTCTTTCCTTCTGGTGTGTAAAATTGAGCTAAAACATAAAGACTGCGAACCATGCAGACCAAATAAACGTGTAATTAGAATAAAGCATTAAAGTCTACATTCTGTAAGTGCATGAGAAGCCAGTCATATTCATGACTCCACCTGCTTCCTTTCGGCTTTCCTGAGGAGCTAATTGACTTCCTGTTGGGAACATGCCCTTTTTGGGCACACGGCTCCTTGGAACGGTGGGTGCGATGAAAATGGGGTGGAGGTGTAGCCTAAAGAATTTGTTTGGACTACATCCTTGCTTCCGTGAATTCTGCCCTGTCAGGAAGTGTGACTCGGCCCAAACAATAGGCAATTGTGAGACTGGATTTGAGCTAGCAGGAAACTCAACACACActaatttaaacacacatatgcacGTAGTGCCTAAGCAATAAAACAGTCAAAGGGAAAGCAGTAGTTTAATTGTCTTTTAATTTGTACTTTTGATGGTGGCACCCCAGTTGAGGCACAATGGTTTCCATAAAAACAGCTGTATCTCAATAAAGACAGCTTACATATCTGCGATTTACAGAGAGTACTCAATTTAGATTATTTTTAAGTCTACCGTGCTGGAAAAAACACaggtcaagtgtgtgtgtgtgtccagagCTGTGAAGAATGTTGTAGTTTGCCCTCTGACCCctctgtgtatttgtgtatCCACGCCTAGCTTGTCTCCACTTGTGTATgtgaacacacgcacgcgcacgcgcacacgcaaaattactaaaacattttctaaaagaaattagaaaaaaactagACACAGAGTCAAATAAAAGCATCTCAAACACTTTCAAAACGCTTGTATCCCCACATTGCTTTAATACTTTTAGTGAAGTttctcaaataaatgtttgggtCTGTCTGAGTAAACATGTCTGTAAACATGCATCTGCAGTCTGTGCACATATCTCCGTGTAATTACCTCTGTGGTGTAGTAGGGGTGGAATTTTTTTATAGACATACAGCCTGAAAGCAGGCTGGCACTCACTGGCAAGTCATTTGGGTTTTTTAGCATGGACAAGCAATATCACATTTAAAGTTTGATTTGAGTAGTGAACAGAGAGAAATATAGTTTAAACACCTCACAATATAgaattttaaatcattatttaagATTTAACAACGTGAAAGAATAAGAAACTTGCATAAAGAATGTGAAGAATAGGCATCAAGACCAACTATCTTAACGGTTAAAaccttgtttttttgtgtaattgttaaaaaaaaggtATTGAGCATGTACATAAAGACAAGTGCGTCAAGTAACTtccaattttatgtttcaaacagagatagtgatagagaggcaaaagttacagattgcatctTAAACAAAAaccattttagatttttttatttgcataaaaatatGCGTTTACATTGTAAAGTACCTGCACATAGTGGTACTTGCATTAAagaattaattcatttaaaattgaATTTTAGTCCATAATCTACttacacaagactttaataataacaaaacaaaaacccacgatggggtaaaataacatgacATAGCGAAGACAAGAACAGTAACGGGAACGAAGACTACCAGGACTAGACTAGTAGCACATCACTGCaaaataaactagacttactgacaggacaggacaggacaggacaggacaggacaggacaggacaggacaggacaggacaggacaggacaggaactcacccacatgacacaaacacaacagtgatccagcacaagacagaggacacaggggcattaaataaggggacaaatcaagagggaacaggtgtggggcatgaaaccaataacgAGCAATTAAGGAGAccaaagggcgggaacagagacgcgacactggagagtggaaggccaacagggccaaaacgcctctctccacgtAAAataagaggttctgtcatggttctgccactaggtcaagaaaagcaagacaagatggggcagaaccatgacaatagcCATCATAAAACGAATCCATGGTTATTAATATATGTCTTCTGAATagaaaacaacacatttgttagtaaaaatgaaagaaagctttttatgagattcaccaataaaataaacagagcCACTTTCTTATTAACACTGCATCATAACATTCATATGCATGTTTCAGCTGAAATTCAGAGGAGCAGACAAGCACAGAGTATCTGGCTGTTGTGTGGTTACCAGAGCAATGAGAGGACCAGGCTGGAGCCTGTGGCTGCTGTGCTGTTGTATGTGAAGGTCTGTCGCTCGGTGGCTCTACGCCCAGCCACCACTCTGGAAAAATTCTTTGGTAAAGGGTCAGAAGCAGAGAGAAGGCTGAAGCCATATACAGCCATTTTACTGAGTACTTGTAAAACTGTGACTTCACAGAATGTTTTTGCTGAAGAATGCATTAAACTAATTTGAGTGGTTCCgtattttgaataaaatatgCTGTTTCTTGCTGACAAGCATTACagtaaaactaaatcaaaagagTTACATTTGTCTTGCTGACTGGAGATATGTGAAgttgctttcctgtagctcaaccaGTAGAGCGTGGCATGTCCATTTAATTCCCaggaaaaatgtaaagcatgaaTGCACTTTTAATTTGGATATATAACATTTGCATaatgcataaaaatatatatatactgtatatatatatactgtatatgtagttATATTGTAGTTATTTGTGTGTCAGTTTTCATACAAAAAACTTATAGCTCAACTACTTTGAATTAAGAGTGTCTTGTAAGTTTTAAGGTAACTTCACCAACACTTCTTTTCCGTATGGTTTATTGAGAACTCCCTAACATTTCCTGTAGTCTGCATGGCGTAGGACATTCCATGTTTTTTCCTTCCTGTATAAATTCACACTAAACATTTTGCTACCTGCCTTCCCACTGCTGCTTTTAAAgcctaaaacaacatttttgttacAGTAGGCAAGACATTTAAAGTTTGCTAAAACATGTAAAGCTAGAGAAAATGTTATTTCAGAAAACTTCTACTGATGTATAAGAATTACAGCCTTTCTAAAAACAGAGCTGTTGTGTTCATTGCAGGGCTGCATGTGGCTTTCTTGTGTGGTCCACCTGATGGTGGGCTGTACAAGCGTAGAGCTGTACCCCGTGTGAGCTGCTGCACCTGAAGTGGGGAGTCTGGGGACTCAGCAGCTGGGCATGGGGTCGTGGGGGAAGATGGCAAACAAATGAAGGTTGTTCCCTTCAACTCTGGCTGAGACAAAAGTGTACGATAAGCAAATTgtttacaaataataaagagTACCGGAATCATGGGTAACGTAAAAATCGAATCAAGATTCATTTAGGTGAATGCAACTGAGACAGACATAGGTTTAGGGAACCTGACCAGATGATGCTCCAGGCATGTTTTCATTTCCTAGGTACAGGCTCCCTCTTATGGTCATAATCGGCAGGGACTTCTAAAAGATGTTTAAGTTCAAAATTCTTCTGATGATAGCAATTGTAGAGTTCatttgaatgcacaataaaaaaacattgatttaaaaaaaaaagatatcaaATGACCCTTTCAATTACAACACTATCAAGATTAAATTGATCAAGATACacttttttaattaattcacaTCAAATTGGTTAGAAATACAAGACAacatcttttgttttttaattattgtaaaagcaaagaaataaTTGTATTGGAATTagaaaaatttgaaaaaaaaagatcttCTGAAAGCTGACACAAACCAGGGcaatgttcaaatgtttatttaatttaaacaaaaataaatgcctTGGACAATCCAGACAGTTCCCCCACGGATTAGCTTCAGCTGACTCCTTTAATTCTTCACTTTTTTCCACAAAGCGAGTAAAGGAGCTCTATCTGTTCCGCATACTCAAAACCTGGGCTGAGCAGAGAGGGTCAAATAAAAGACATTGTTCATTGTTGCAATTACACCATCATAATTCACAGAACATTTTCCATCCTCAAACTTACCGACCAGGTGTTTCTAAAATCAGAGGGATATTATCCAGTCGAGGCTCATTTACAATTTCTCGGAAAGCAGTAATACCTATTTGGCCACGGCCAATGTCTTCATGCCGGTCCAGATGGCAGCCTAATTTTCCTTTagaaaaataacagaagaaacaaTGTTGATTCAAGTTACTTTGGATTCAGGTTGAGGCCAGTTGAAACATTTGTAGCATAATGTTGAGTCTGTCAagtctgtcatggctctgcctcacttagtcaagattttcttggtcctgtggcagagccatgacaaagccttaggttttatgtgagaaaaccatgagttgtttgtttttacttctcatgtgttttctcgtgtcttgtcattggccccgtcCCTCTCATCTCATGTATTGCCTTCctcccgtgtctcatgttcctcacctgccctgtgtaattatccctcgtttgtcttgcctatttaatgcctcatgtttcattgtcctgtgatCGTTCATTGTGTATGGTGGTGTTTTGTTTGCCTTCCCTGTCGTGTGCGTTAGACCATGTTCGCTATGTTGCCTGTGTACCTTGTAAGTATTTATTCGTAGTGTCTCGTTTTTGatttagttcagtttttgccctctcatgggaagtattttgttttgatttcttgttttgttgccgtgttcttgttctgtttttgcaccccatcatgggtttttgttttgcattcatTAAAGTCTTGTCCTGTTATCCCTTACCTctgcctgcgcctgggttctctCTCCGTGTgaccgtgacagaatgaacgAACCCAAtcgaacccagcaggcggctCCCAAGGATGATCCCGGGAGTGGGGTTCCATTTGGAACTTCTGCTCCACGGTCAAGCGTCCCGGGGggtctcgtcctggctgccgctgcccggggggactcagtaccctctggctggAGCTCCACGGTTCCCGGTTCCCTTGGCGGCGACCGTGGCGAGTGGGGAGGGAAGGACTCGAGGACGACGTCTGGGGGTTCCCCCAATGCTGAActacctccggtccccacgggtcCGCCAAAGATGGCTGCAGACCCGGCAGTGCGGAAAAGGAGGAAGGAGCGACACAGGGGAACGTACCGTTCTatgcagccggcgcccagtccggtgcagccggcgtccagtcctgtgtccagtccggtgcagccggcgtcccggccggtgatccagccggcgtccagtccggtgcagccggtgcccagtcctgtgtccagtccggtgcagccggcgtcccgtccggtgcagccggcgtcagcGATTGATGAAACATCGCGTCAAGCGGTCGACCGGCTTCGCGGGCGTCAGCTCTGGCGCGGATCGTTAATATATACAGCGTCGTTGAAGCAACTTGTCAGAGAAAGTCTTCAAGGGCAGCGTAAGCctgcagccggctccagtcgcGTAAGCTGTCCAGCGACCTTTACCGGACGTCAAGCTGTCCTAGCGGTCAGCCGTAGACCGGACCTTATCGCGCGTAAACCCTTGTAAGTCAGGGTTTCCAAATAGCACAAGCCCAGAGTTAAAGCTTCAGTGGATCAGTGTCGCGACGGCTCAAGCAacggtcccccccaggacttcccccacagaatcccccaggactccgcgccctcgagcgcagccggggattaagactgttccccccatgaactcttttgttcccccaccccctctcccatgtttgttgtttttgttgtcccaccccagtcctgtggttattttgtcttgcctgcctttgattttgttttcattgttttgcctagtcctgtctgtcacccagtcggtcttgtattgtcagtctaccccttggtgagcacctggaggtgctcattaaagggggggggcttttgtcatggctctgcttcatttagacatgtttttcttggtcctgtggcagagccatgacaaagccttaggttttatatGAGAAAActatgagttgtttgtttttacttctcatgtgttttctcgtgtcttgtcattggccccgcccctctcgtctcatgtattgccttcctcccgtgtctcatgttcctcacctgccctgtgtaattatccctcgtttgtcttgcctatttaatgcctcatgtttcattgtcctgtgttcgttCATTGTGTATGGTGGTGTTTTGTTTGCCTTCCCTGTCGTGTGCCTTAGACCATGTTCGCTATGTTGCCTGTGTACCTTGTAAGTGTTTATTCGTAGTGTCTCGTTTTTGatttagttcagtttttgccctctcatgggaagtgttttgttttgttgccttgttcttgttctgtttttgcaccccatcgtgggtttttgttttgcgttcATTAAAGTCTTGTCCTGTTATCCCTTACCTCTGCCTTCGCCTGGGTTCTCTCTCCATGTGACCGTGACACAAGTCATTATATAACCAATTACAGCAATATTGATCAtgttatatgtgtgtttatgttattggttcaaagtaaaataatacCTTTAGAGTCATTTAGATGAACTGCTTTCAAATAATGCAACCCAACCACACGGTCAAATTCATCAAGCATATTCTTCACACCTCCTTCTGGTGAAATGTCATAACCTACAGAGAACAATTTCAAAGTAACATTTTAAAGTAACATCTTCCATTTAGAAACCAAAAATATGTTTCCAATCAGTTACTGGTAATACAAAGGCTACCTGCTGCAAAAGCATGACAAGTGTCCAGACACACTCCAACACGTGTCTTATCTCGCACTCTGTCTATTATGCTTTTCAGTTCACTGAACTGCCCACCAACAGTGCTGCCCTGACAACTCATGTTTTCAAGCACTATAGAAAGAACAAAAGAATGTTTAACACATGCCAGGGTCCAGTTACACACTGAACGCCCACAGCCACAGTTATGCTCAGAAGCATTAAACATCAGGATTGCCTCTAGTTGACCTGTAATGACGGCAGGGGTTTGCTGGTGTGCGTGGTTAATTGCTTGGGCAATTTTCTCCATGCATTTCTCAGGGGTGGAGTCAATAGCAGCACCAGGGTGAAAGTTAAACTGGCTGAGGCCCAGTGCACTACAGCGACTCAGCTCATCCACAAGCATGGCCTGGCTCTTACTGAACACATCTGCAACGCAAAACATCATATTCTTAAATACAAGCAATGTTTACATACaaataaagttgtttttaactgttttaaatcagtaactttttattatttcaacaTAGCATCATCTCTCTCAGCTTTTACAGTCAGTGCACATACTGTACCTTCTTTGGGAGAACCGCAGTTCATCAAATAAGATCCATGTGGCAGGATCTGTATCGGATCAAATCCATGTAGAGCACAGGCTTCTTGAAATTTAACTGCAGCGGCTGGATCGAGGGCAGGTCTGGTCCAGGAGCGCTGGGAGCCCAGGAAAAGGGCAAATGCATGACCTCCTATGGCTACACTTGCTTCAACTGCTTTCCATATTCCTCCTTAATAATATTTGGATATTTGAAACATGTTCAACAAAAAACACTTCATTCAAAAGTCCGCACGTTCACTCACCTGATATTGAGACGTGAGCTCCTATGTATTTTTTCATCCCCTTTATCTTCCTTTTCAATGGCTTTTCTTCTCTAATGCTGCCACCTGATGGTTCTGCATCAGAACGTTCATGCTCctttatttcagtttcattctccacctttattttctttgctCCTTTTCTTCGTGGGGCCATGTTTTTCTGagttaaagtccctgtgaaccggaactttttttacttctgtattctgacacatttccgagtgaaaaggaattaaaaggagaaaatgagtgggcgtggctttagTTTTTCACAGCGAATTGATTGGATATGTAAAAACAACTGTTGCATTGATTtcaaatgaaactggcagcagactgacaattgaaggggaggagttaacagatgctccggccaagccgtctaatttatgtcatttcagatggatagtcatttcagggcggaagtgcattttcagat
This genomic window from Triplophysa rosa linkage group LG18, Trosa_1v2, whole genome shotgun sequence contains:
- the si:ch211-141o9.10 gene encoding probable endonuclease 4 yields the protein MAPRRKGAKKIKVENETEIKEHERSDAEPSGGSIREEKPLKRKIKGMKKYIGAHVSISGGIWKAVEASVAIGGHAFALFLGSQRSWTRPALDPAAAVKFQEACALHGFDPIQILPHGSYLMNCGSPKEDVFSKSQAMLVDELSRCSALGLSQFNFHPGAAIDSTPEKCMEKIAQAINHAHQQTPAVITVLENMSCQGSTVGGQFSELKSIIDRVRDKTRVGVCLDTCHAFAAGYDISPEGGVKNMLDEFDRVVGLHYLKAVHLNDSKGKLGCHLDRHEDIGRGQIGITAFREIVNEPRLDNIPLILETPGRPGFEYAEQIELLYSLCGKK